A genomic window from Bubalus bubalis isolate 160015118507 breed Murrah chromosome X, NDDB_SH_1, whole genome shotgun sequence includes:
- the LAS1L gene encoding ribosomal biogenesis protein LAS1L isoform X5 encodes MEADREMEADHEMEDDLQCGSTRPELDVEPVEPDVEPDVEPDVRSESEIEPGLGPRGMDLVWSAWCGKCVKEKGSSPLWAQRIVVAWLSRAEWDQVMVYLFSDDYKLQRYALNRITVWRSRLGNELPLAVASTADLVRCKLMDVTGGLGTDELRLLYGMALVRFVNLISERKTKFAKLPLKFLAQEVNIPDWIVELRHELTHKKMPHINDCRRGCYFVLDWLQNTYWCRQMENSLRETWELEEREETDEADQEEDKKIVVDDITEQNPEPKDEEKGVELNVKADGDREGNKDSKEVDPLLQKALRHKQLYERARELLVSYEEEQFKVLEKYRHLPQAIKAWNNLSPPVECILAELKGITLENREAVLDAFLDDGFLIPTFEQLAALQIEYEVQHPHVTDGQTEVQRGEGTDPKSHKNVDLDDVLVPKPFSQFWQPLLRGLHSQTFTQALLERMLSELPALGNTGIRPTYILRWTTELIVANTKTGRNARRFSASQWEARKNWRLFNCSASLDWPQVVESCLGSPCWASPQLLQLIFKAMGQFLPDEEQEKLLRICSIYTQSGENLVQEGSEASPIGKSPYTVDNLYLILKPAGSSSGAEGEAQKQEEQGDLNDVKEDEKENKEAVEDQVEENEEEENDHQKWEEEEDDGHDDNDNDDEDEEDRMEVGPFSTEEESPIAENARLLAQKRGALQDSAWQVSSAP; translated from the exons ATGGAGGCTGATCGTGAGATGGAGGCTGATCATGAGATGGAGGATGATCTTCAGTGCGGCAGCACAAGGCCTGAGCTCGATGTTGAGCCCGTTGAGCCCGATGTTGAGCCCGATGTTGAGCCCGATGTCCGGTCGGAATCCGAGATTGAGCCAGGTCTGGGTCCCCGGGGAATGGATCTTGTGTGGAGTGCGTGGTGCGGGAAGTGCGTCAAAGAGAAAGGGTCGTCGCCACTCTGGGCCCAGCGCATCGTGGTCGCCTGGCTCAGCAGGGCCGAGTGGGATCAGGTGATGGTGTATCTGTTCAGTGACGACTATAAATTGCAGCGGTACGCGCTGAACCGCATCACGGTGTGGAGGAGCAG GTTAGGCAACGAACTCCCCCTGGCAGTGGCTTCTACTGCTGACCTGGTACGCTGTAAGCTCATGGATGTAACTGGTGGCTTGGGCACTGATGAACTTAGACTGCTCTATGGCATGGCATTGGTCAG gTTTGTGAACCTTATCTCGGAGAGGAAGACAAAGTTTGCCAAGCTCCCTCTCAAATTCCTGGCTCAGGAG GTGAACATTCCGGATTGGATTGTTGAACTTCGCCATGAGTTAACCCACAAGAAAATGCCCCATATAAATGACTGCCGTAGGG GCTGTTATTTTGTCCTGGATTGGCTCCAGAACACCTATTGGTGCCGCCAAATGGAGAACAGCCTGAGAGAAACCTGGGAgttggaggagagggaagagacagATGAAGCAGACCAAGAGGAAGATAAGAAAATTGTTGTTGATGACATCACAGAACAGAATCCAGAGCCTAAGGATGAGGAGAAAGGTGTAGAGCTGAATGTCAAGGCTGATGGAGACCGTGAAGGCAACAAAGACAGCAAAGAGGTTGATCCGCTTTTACAAAAGGCTCTGAGACATAAACAGTTGTATG AAAGAGCCCGAGAACTGCTGGTATCCTATGAAGAGGAGCAGTTTAAG GTGCTGGAGAAATATAGGCATTTACCTCAGGCCATTAAAGCGTGGAATAACCTGTCCCCACCTGTAGAATGCATCCTGGCAGAGCTCAAGGGCATTACACTCGAGAACAG GGAGGCTGTGCTAGATGCTTTTCTGGATGACGGCTTTCTCATCCCCACGTTTGAACAGTTGGCAGCTTTGCAGATAGAGTATGAAG TGCAACATCCTCATGTTACAGATGGGcagactgaggtccagagaggggaaGGTACtgacccaaagtcacaca AAAACGTGGACTTGGATGACGTCCTGGTGCCAAAGCCGTTCTCTCAATTCTGGCAGCCCCTGCTTAGGGGCCTGCACTCCCAGACCTTCACGCAGGCCCTGTTGGAGAGGATGCTGTCTGAGCTGCCAGCCTTGGGGAACACTGGGATCCGGCCGACCTACATCCTCAGATGGACCACTGAACTGATTGTGGCTAACACCAAGACTG gacGAAATGCCCGCCGGTTTTCTGCCAGCCAGTGGGAAGCGAGAAAGAACTGGAGGCTCTTCAACTGCTCTGCCTCCCTTGATTGGCCCCAGGTGGTTGAGTCCTGTTTGGGCTCACCTTGCTGGGCCAGCCCCCAACTCCTTCAGCT CATCTTCAAAGCCATGGGGCAGTTCCTGCCAGACGAGGAGCAGGAGAAGCTGCTACGCATCTGTTCCATTTATACCCAGAGCGGAGAAAACCTGGTGCAGGAGGGTTCAGAGGCTTCCCCCATTGGGAAGTCTCCATACACAGTGGACAACCTGTATTTGATCCTCAAACCAGCAGGCTCAAGCTCTGGGGCTGAAGGAGAAGCCCAGAAACAGGAGGAGCAGGGCGACCTGAATGATGTCAAGGAAGATGAGAAGGAGAACAAAGAAGCTGTGGAAGACCAggtagaagaaaatgaagaagaagaaaatgatcaCCAGAagtgggaagaagaggaagatgatGGTCACGATgacaatgataatgatgatgaagatgaggaAGACAGGATGGAGGTGGGACCTTTCTCTACAGAGGAAGAGTCCCCCATTGCCGAGAATGCCAGGCTCTTAGCCCAGAAAAGAGGAGCTTTGCAGGACTCCGCATGGCAAGTTAGCTCAG
- the LAS1L gene encoding ribosomal biogenesis protein LAS1L isoform X3, which yields MEADREMEADHEMEDDLQCGSTRPELDVEPVEPDVEPDVEPDVRSESEIEPGLGPRGMDLVWSAWCGKCVKEKGSSPLWAQRIVVAWLSRAEWDQVMVYLFSDDYKLQRYALNRITVWRSRLGNELPLAVASTADLVRCKLMDVTGGLGTDELRLLYGMALVRFVNLISERKTKFAKLPLKFLAQEVNIPDWIVELRHELTHKKMPHINDCRRGCYFVLDWLQNTYWCRQMENSLRETWELEEREETDEADQEEDKKIVVDDITEQNPEPKDEEKGVELNVKADGDREGNKDSKEVDPLLQKALRHKQLYERARELLVSYEEEQFKVLEKYRHLPQAIKAWNNLSPPVECILAELKGITLENREAVLDAFLDDGFLIPTFEQLAALQIEYEVQHPHVTDGQTEVQRGEGTDPKSHKNVDLDDVLVPKPFSQFWQPLLRGLHSQTFTQALLERMLSELPALGNTGIRPTYILRWTTELIVANTKTGRNARRFSASQWEARKNWRLFNCSASLDWPQVVESCLGSPCWASPQLLQLIFKAMGQFLPDEEQEKLLRICSIYTQSGENLVQEGSEASPIGKSPYTVDNLYLILKPAGSSSGAEGEAQKQEEQGDLNDVKEDEKENKEAVEDQVEENEEEENDHQKWEEEEDDGHDDNDNDDEDEEDRMEVGPFSTEEESPIAENARLLAQKRGALQDSAWQVSSGRMPGQTEDPAELMLENYDTMYLLDQPVLEQRLEPPACKIGTLGLSCSSGSNDSGNLDQLLWSQEELHMLKTSVQLF from the exons ATGGAGGCTGATCGTGAGATGGAGGCTGATCATGAGATGGAGGATGATCTTCAGTGCGGCAGCACAAGGCCTGAGCTCGATGTTGAGCCCGTTGAGCCCGATGTTGAGCCCGATGTTGAGCCCGATGTCCGGTCGGAATCCGAGATTGAGCCAGGTCTGGGTCCCCGGGGAATGGATCTTGTGTGGAGTGCGTGGTGCGGGAAGTGCGTCAAAGAGAAAGGGTCGTCGCCACTCTGGGCCCAGCGCATCGTGGTCGCCTGGCTCAGCAGGGCCGAGTGGGATCAGGTGATGGTGTATCTGTTCAGTGACGACTATAAATTGCAGCGGTACGCGCTGAACCGCATCACGGTGTGGAGGAGCAG GTTAGGCAACGAACTCCCCCTGGCAGTGGCTTCTACTGCTGACCTGGTACGCTGTAAGCTCATGGATGTAACTGGTGGCTTGGGCACTGATGAACTTAGACTGCTCTATGGCATGGCATTGGTCAG gTTTGTGAACCTTATCTCGGAGAGGAAGACAAAGTTTGCCAAGCTCCCTCTCAAATTCCTGGCTCAGGAG GTGAACATTCCGGATTGGATTGTTGAACTTCGCCATGAGTTAACCCACAAGAAAATGCCCCATATAAATGACTGCCGTAGGG GCTGTTATTTTGTCCTGGATTGGCTCCAGAACACCTATTGGTGCCGCCAAATGGAGAACAGCCTGAGAGAAACCTGGGAgttggaggagagggaagagacagATGAAGCAGACCAAGAGGAAGATAAGAAAATTGTTGTTGATGACATCACAGAACAGAATCCAGAGCCTAAGGATGAGGAGAAAGGTGTAGAGCTGAATGTCAAGGCTGATGGAGACCGTGAAGGCAACAAAGACAGCAAAGAGGTTGATCCGCTTTTACAAAAGGCTCTGAGACATAAACAGTTGTATG AAAGAGCCCGAGAACTGCTGGTATCCTATGAAGAGGAGCAGTTTAAG GTGCTGGAGAAATATAGGCATTTACCTCAGGCCATTAAAGCGTGGAATAACCTGTCCCCACCTGTAGAATGCATCCTGGCAGAGCTCAAGGGCATTACACTCGAGAACAG GGAGGCTGTGCTAGATGCTTTTCTGGATGACGGCTTTCTCATCCCCACGTTTGAACAGTTGGCAGCTTTGCAGATAGAGTATGAAG TGCAACATCCTCATGTTACAGATGGGcagactgaggtccagagaggggaaGGTACtgacccaaagtcacaca AAAACGTGGACTTGGATGACGTCCTGGTGCCAAAGCCGTTCTCTCAATTCTGGCAGCCCCTGCTTAGGGGCCTGCACTCCCAGACCTTCACGCAGGCCCTGTTGGAGAGGATGCTGTCTGAGCTGCCAGCCTTGGGGAACACTGGGATCCGGCCGACCTACATCCTCAGATGGACCACTGAACTGATTGTGGCTAACACCAAGACTG gacGAAATGCCCGCCGGTTTTCTGCCAGCCAGTGGGAAGCGAGAAAGAACTGGAGGCTCTTCAACTGCTCTGCCTCCCTTGATTGGCCCCAGGTGGTTGAGTCCTGTTTGGGCTCACCTTGCTGGGCCAGCCCCCAACTCCTTCAGCT CATCTTCAAAGCCATGGGGCAGTTCCTGCCAGACGAGGAGCAGGAGAAGCTGCTACGCATCTGTTCCATTTATACCCAGAGCGGAGAAAACCTGGTGCAGGAGGGTTCAGAGGCTTCCCCCATTGGGAAGTCTCCATACACAGTGGACAACCTGTATTTGATCCTCAAACCAGCAGGCTCAAGCTCTGGGGCTGAAGGAGAAGCCCAGAAACAGGAGGAGCAGGGCGACCTGAATGATGTCAAGGAAGATGAGAAGGAGAACAAAGAAGCTGTGGAAGACCAggtagaagaaaatgaagaagaagaaaatgatcaCCAGAagtgggaagaagaggaagatgatGGTCACGATgacaatgataatgatgatgaagatgaggaAGACAGGATGGAGGTGGGACCTTTCTCTACAGAGGAAGAGTCCCCCATTGCCGAGAATGCCAGGCTCTTAGCCCAGAAAAGAGGAGCTTTGCAGGACTCCGCATGGCAAGTTAGCTCAG
- the LAS1L gene encoding ribosomal biogenesis protein LAS1L isoform X8 — MEADREMEADHEMEDDLQCGSTRPELDVEPVEPDVEPDVEPDVRSESEIEPGLGPRGMDLVWSAWCGKCVKEKGSSPLWAQRIVVAWLSRAEWDQVMVYLFSDDYKLQRYALNRITVWRSRLGNELPLAVASTADLVRCKLMDVTGGLGTDELRLLYGMALVRFVNLISERKTKFAKLPLKFLAQEVNIPDWIVELRHELTHKKMPHINDCRRGCYFVLDWLQNTYWCRQMENSLRETWELEEREETDEADQEEDKKIVVDDITEQNPEPKDEEKGVELNVKADGDREGNKDSKEVDPLLQKALRHKQLYERARELLVSYEEEQFKVLEKYRHLPQAIKAWNNLSPPVECILAELKGITLENREAVLDAFLDDGFLIPTFEQLAALQIEYEDGQTEVQRGEGTDPKSHKNVDLDDVLVPKPFSQFWQPLLRGLHSQTFTQALLERMLSELPALGNTGIRPTYILRWTTELIVANTKTGRNARRFSASQWEARKNWRLFNCSASLDWPQVVESCLGSPCWASPQLLQLACRVEAAGLGEVWTTGISKPKHTRGMRHMPAVIAAHLGMISCTQILPFLDNQ, encoded by the exons ATGGAGGCTGATCGTGAGATGGAGGCTGATCATGAGATGGAGGATGATCTTCAGTGCGGCAGCACAAGGCCTGAGCTCGATGTTGAGCCCGTTGAGCCCGATGTTGAGCCCGATGTTGAGCCCGATGTCCGGTCGGAATCCGAGATTGAGCCAGGTCTGGGTCCCCGGGGAATGGATCTTGTGTGGAGTGCGTGGTGCGGGAAGTGCGTCAAAGAGAAAGGGTCGTCGCCACTCTGGGCCCAGCGCATCGTGGTCGCCTGGCTCAGCAGGGCCGAGTGGGATCAGGTGATGGTGTATCTGTTCAGTGACGACTATAAATTGCAGCGGTACGCGCTGAACCGCATCACGGTGTGGAGGAGCAG GTTAGGCAACGAACTCCCCCTGGCAGTGGCTTCTACTGCTGACCTGGTACGCTGTAAGCTCATGGATGTAACTGGTGGCTTGGGCACTGATGAACTTAGACTGCTCTATGGCATGGCATTGGTCAG gTTTGTGAACCTTATCTCGGAGAGGAAGACAAAGTTTGCCAAGCTCCCTCTCAAATTCCTGGCTCAGGAG GTGAACATTCCGGATTGGATTGTTGAACTTCGCCATGAGTTAACCCACAAGAAAATGCCCCATATAAATGACTGCCGTAGGG GCTGTTATTTTGTCCTGGATTGGCTCCAGAACACCTATTGGTGCCGCCAAATGGAGAACAGCCTGAGAGAAACCTGGGAgttggaggagagggaagagacagATGAAGCAGACCAAGAGGAAGATAAGAAAATTGTTGTTGATGACATCACAGAACAGAATCCAGAGCCTAAGGATGAGGAGAAAGGTGTAGAGCTGAATGTCAAGGCTGATGGAGACCGTGAAGGCAACAAAGACAGCAAAGAGGTTGATCCGCTTTTACAAAAGGCTCTGAGACATAAACAGTTGTATG AAAGAGCCCGAGAACTGCTGGTATCCTATGAAGAGGAGCAGTTTAAG GTGCTGGAGAAATATAGGCATTTACCTCAGGCCATTAAAGCGTGGAATAACCTGTCCCCACCTGTAGAATGCATCCTGGCAGAGCTCAAGGGCATTACACTCGAGAACAG GGAGGCTGTGCTAGATGCTTTTCTGGATGACGGCTTTCTCATCCCCACGTTTGAACAGTTGGCAGCTTTGCAGATAGAGTATGAAG ATGGGcagactgaggtccagagaggggaaGGTACtgacccaaagtcacaca AAAACGTGGACTTGGATGACGTCCTGGTGCCAAAGCCGTTCTCTCAATTCTGGCAGCCCCTGCTTAGGGGCCTGCACTCCCAGACCTTCACGCAGGCCCTGTTGGAGAGGATGCTGTCTGAGCTGCCAGCCTTGGGGAACACTGGGATCCGGCCGACCTACATCCTCAGATGGACCACTGAACTGATTGTGGCTAACACCAAGACTG gacGAAATGCCCGCCGGTTTTCTGCCAGCCAGTGGGAAGCGAGAAAGAACTGGAGGCTCTTCAACTGCTCTGCCTCCCTTGATTGGCCCCAGGTGGTTGAGTCCTGTTTGGGCTCACCTTGCTGGGCCAGCCCCCAACTCCTTCAGCT TGCCTGCAGAGTGGAAGCTGCTGGTCTTGGAGAAGTCTGGACCACAGGGATCTCCAAACCCAAGCATACCAGAGGGATGCGACACATGCCAGCAGTAATAGCGGCTCACTTGGGTATGATTTCTTGTACACAGATCCTGCCTTTCCTAGATAATCAGTGA